From Anaerotignum faecicola, the proteins below share one genomic window:
- a CDS encoding DUF819 family protein — MITSAMGFYAFIFASMAVIFMICKKYEKSKVVQVLPPIIWIFLFMAFCATFRVYDTSAEGIQSAQNFMYENFLPMMLIMFMLTCDIRKVIKLGPRMIMAFLLSSLSIMAGFTVAYLICKGFLPERAWASIAATTGSFIGETINMVAVAGVFGVEGMDYAYSVMMVTFAFTIFMSVMMALIPKKDKWNKFMKANTDGLDEIARRISEETDPNVNNCDMLDYLKLFAIAMCGTWAINSLIPYLPPVTFLNATGWRVVLSSIIGIILGVTPVRKLHGATECANVFLYACMCVTASYSDLMQCKQAPGFLVVCIIMLIVMFALWIFFSKIFKFDLFTAEVAITANIGGTSSAPLIAATHNPNWISFGILLGFFGDIVGTGLAIAFGNFLQYLSML; from the coding sequence ATGATTACGTCAGCAATGGGTTTTTATGCATTTATATTCGCGTCAATGGCAGTCATATTTATGATCTGCAAGAAGTACGAAAAAAGCAAGGTTGTACAGGTTTTGCCGCCAATTATATGGATATTCCTTTTTATGGCGTTTTGCGCGACATTCAGAGTTTACGACACTTCGGCCGAGGGTATACAAAGTGCGCAAAACTTTATGTATGAAAATTTCCTTCCTATGATGCTTATTATGTTTATGCTTACATGCGACATAAGAAAAGTTATTAAGTTAGGACCGCGTATGATTATGGCGTTCCTTCTTTCATCGCTTTCGATAATGGCAGGTTTCACGGTAGCATATTTAATATGCAAAGGGTTCCTTCCCGAAAGGGCCTGGGCAAGTATTGCGGCTACGACAGGTTCGTTTATAGGCGAAACGATTAATATGGTGGCTGTAGCCGGCGTATTTGGCGTTGAAGGCATGGATTATGCTTACAGTGTAATGATGGTTACGTTTGCGTTTACTATTTTCATGTCGGTTATGATGGCGCTTATTCCGAAAAAAGACAAATGGAATAAATTTATGAAAGCCAATACAGACGGCTTGGATGAAATTGCCCGAAGGATTTCCGAAGAAACAGATCCGAATGTTAATAACTGCGATATGCTCGATTATTTAAAGCTTTTTGCTATAGCAATGTGCGGTACCTGGGCAATAAATTCTTTAATTCCTTATTTGCCGCCCGTAACATTCCTTAATGCAACGGGATGGAGAGTTGTATTGTCTTCTATTATCGGTATTATATTGGGCGTTACTCCTGTTCGGAAGCTTCATGGGGCGACGGAATGTGCAAATGTTTTTCTTTACGCATGTATGTGTGTGACGGCGTCGTACTCAGACCTTATGCAGTGTAAACAGGCTCCCGGATTTCTTGTAGTATGCATAATCATGCTTATAGTTATGTTTGCGCTTTGGATATTTTTTTCCAAAATATTCAAATTTGATTTGTTTACCGCGGAAGTTGCTATTACGGCAAACATTGGAGGAACTTCATCCGCGCCGCTTATTGCTGCGACACATAACCCTAACTGGATTTCGTTCGGTATACTCCTCGGTTTTTTCGGCGACATTGTAGGAACCGGGCTTGCCATAGCTTTCGGTAATTTTCTTCAGTATCTGTCAATGTTGTAA
- a CDS encoding succinylglutamate desuccinylase/aspartoacylase family protein, protein MVEYETFDYEELVKHRGTKKRGFLDIGTKPDGSMMRIPYVIAVGIEEGPTLLMDGGIHGDEVEGAEAIAHVFDGIDPMKLKGVYLGVPHLNLEGFNIGKRVASSIDYAATDMNRVFPGDEVHGKVSAYIISKYVKHFVEHANYWVTFHSGGNTLYIEPIACYTNPEKDDVFGDLTLNMAKCFMTKYLWLCNPGGGKEGSRATMRDLSEAMKIAYICLEMGGNAAIFKEREKIYNMCHNGIINLMNFIKMTDGPVPQFRQDTVSVDVDYLHVTNGGIYHPEKYIFDKVDKGERLGYVTNIFGDVIDELFAPYDGTVVGTWTPPVIQPREWGCLFGKFMEI, encoded by the coding sequence ATGGTGGAGTATGAAACATTTGACTATGAAGAACTCGTAAAACATCGCGGAACAAAAAAACGCGGATTTTTAGACATTGGTACAAAGCCTGACGGCTCGATGATGCGGATACCTTATGTTATTGCCGTTGGAATAGAAGAAGGGCCTACGCTCCTTATGGACGGCGGTATACACGGAGATGAAGTTGAAGGGGCGGAAGCCATAGCCCATGTATTCGACGGGATCGATCCTATGAAATTAAAAGGGGTATATTTAGGCGTGCCACATCTTAACCTTGAAGGATTTAATATCGGAAAGCGGGTGGCAAGTTCCATCGACTACGCTGCCACTGATATGAATCGTGTTTTTCCGGGCGATGAGGTTCATGGAAAAGTAAGCGCATACATAATATCAAAGTATGTTAAACATTTTGTTGAACATGCGAATTACTGGGTAACTTTCCACAGCGGAGGGAATACGCTTTATATTGAACCTATAGCATGCTATACAAATCCTGAAAAAGACGACGTTTTCGGCGACCTTACGCTTAATATGGCAAAGTGTTTTATGACAAAATATTTATGGCTCTGCAATCCCGGCGGGGGAAAAGAGGGAAGCCGCGCTACAATGAGGGATTTGTCCGAAGCTATGAAGATTGCATATATATGCCTTGAAATGGGCGGAAACGCGGCAATTTTTAAGGAAAGGGAAAAAATATACAATATGTGCCATAACGGCATTATAAATCTTATGAATTTTATTAAAATGACGGACGGCCCTGTTCCGCAATTCAGGCAGGATACGGTTTCTGTGGACGTTGACTATCTTCATGTAACAAACGGGGGTATCTACCACCCGGAAAAATATATATTTGATAAAGTTGATAAAGGGGAACGGCTTGGATATGTGACAAACATATTCGGAGACGTTATTGACGAACTGTTTGCCCCGTATGACGGAACGGTTGTAGGAACATGGACGCCTCCTGTTATTCAGCCGCGTGAATGGGGATGCCTCTTTGGGAAATTTATGGAAATTTAA
- a CDS encoding PucR family transcriptional regulator ligand-binding domain-containing protein, which yields MSLTVEKIMNLLPSSYRIRLVAGKGGLCRSDINWVSLVEDYDTEKFRNINQIVITAGINMKCEEELAEYVKNLHEARTAALILNVGKYIKKVDDEIINFCNKVDLPLYTMPWDVLMSDLVRDISKILILNEKNKKSIFELIQSIVFNTGNINKHINELCMYGFSEEMYYCPIIIKSQHDGIETIPDMALKSLKTVFENSISKIRDAKMIMFTYNRKIAVVVAYYNKGDVEKYVDDISKNIGAGGFFNHRITLFVGKQNDMLNRLSVNFKRLNQFLNFSSKKDFDVVYYDKMGIYKLIADVGDTELLKEFYDDSIGKLKKYDRENSLNFTEYLKSYIEYDGSVIAVAKNFYVHRNTVNNYLKKIEEITGINPLTVEGKFIFLMAMKIERLFDIQ from the coding sequence ATGTCGCTTACCGTGGAAAAAATTATGAATTTGCTGCCGTCTTCCTATAGAATAAGGCTTGTTGCCGGGAAGGGAGGCCTGTGCAGGAGCGATATAAACTGGGTAAGCCTGGTTGAAGACTATGATACTGAAAAATTTAGAAATATTAATCAGATTGTAATCACGGCAGGTATAAATATGAAGTGCGAAGAGGAATTGGCAGAATATGTAAAGAATCTTCATGAGGCGCGCACAGCGGCGCTGATACTTAATGTCGGTAAATATATAAAAAAAGTAGACGACGAAATAATCAATTTTTGCAATAAAGTAGATCTTCCGCTTTATACAATGCCGTGGGATGTGCTTATGAGCGATCTTGTCAGGGATATATCAAAAATACTTATTTTGAATGAAAAAAATAAAAAAAGTATATTTGAACTTATTCAAAGTATAGTGTTTAACACAGGCAATATTAATAAACATATAAACGAACTTTGTATGTATGGATTTTCGGAGGAAATGTATTACTGTCCAATAATAATAAAATCGCAGCATGACGGAATTGAAACAATTCCCGATATGGCGCTTAAAAGCCTTAAAACGGTGTTTGAGAATTCAATCTCAAAAATAAGAGACGCCAAAATGATTATGTTCACATATAACAGGAAAATTGCCGTTGTGGTTGCATACTACAACAAAGGAGACGTCGAAAAATATGTTGACGATATATCGAAAAATATTGGGGCAGGAGGATTCTTTAATCACAGAATAACCCTGTTTGTGGGAAAACAGAATGATATGCTTAACAGGCTTTCGGTAAATTTCAAAAGGCTTAATCAATTTCTTAATTTCAGCTCCAAGAAAGATTTCGATGTTGTGTACTATGACAAAATGGGAATATATAAGCTTATTGCCGATGTAGGCGATACTGAGCTTTTAAAAGAGTTTTATGACGACTCCATTGGCAAGCTTAAAAAATATGACAGGGAAAACAGCTTAAATTTTACGGAATATCTTAAAAGCTATATTGAATATGACGGCAGTGTAATTGCCGTGGCGAAAAATTTTTATGTACATAGAAACACCGTAAATAACTATCTTAAAAAAATTGAAGAAATAACAGGTATAAATCCCCTTACGGTTGAGGGAAAATTTATTTTCCTGATGGCGATGAAAATTGAAAGGCTTTTTGATATTCAGTAA
- a CDS encoding DUF362 domain-containing protein has product MSGITHLVENEKIPRFVRVKQYFPHNELSEEEIKDVIAENFSKKEFKDKIKAGQRICITSGSRGVSNIVVITKAVVDEVKKLGAEPFVIPAMGSHGGATAQGQKGILEGYGITEETVGCPIISSMETVKIGRAEEIDVDVQIDKNAYEADGIIVINRIKAHTGFKGKYESGLMKMMTVGLGKQAGAYVAHSAGDDAMPERLFYIGSEIIKKANILMGIGLMENAFDKTYKIAFLQPNDIPSEEPALLNEAKAAMGKIFLEGCDVLILEKIGKNYSGGGMDPNVVGRSRLPIGIKSERMGIFELSEESHGNATGMGRADVATMKFFRQISFDDTYPNAVTDHDSSVYKIPLIAENEKECIQTSMAICLNMDKNNPKIIILKNSLEIEDILISESLIPEAKQREQLTIIGEPFELEFDKDGNLITQI; this is encoded by the coding sequence ATGTCTGGAATAACACATTTAGTTGAGAATGAAAAGATACCTCGTTTTGTAAGGGTTAAGCAGTATTTTCCCCACAATGAATTGTCCGAGGAAGAAATAAAGGATGTTATCGCCGAAAATTTTTCAAAGAAAGAATTTAAGGATAAAATCAAAGCCGGGCAGAGGATCTGCATAACAAGCGGAAGCCGCGGAGTATCGAATATTGTTGTTATAACTAAAGCTGTTGTTGACGAGGTTAAAAAGTTGGGAGCGGAACCGTTTGTAATACCCGCTATGGGAAGCCACGGAGGAGCGACGGCCCAGGGGCAGAAAGGTATCTTGGAGGGATATGGAATAACGGAAGAAACCGTAGGCTGCCCTATAATTTCATCAATGGAAACGGTCAAAATCGGAAGAGCCGAAGAAATAGACGTTGATGTGCAAATCGACAAAAACGCTTATGAAGCCGACGGCATAATCGTTATTAACAGAATTAAAGCGCACACAGGATTTAAGGGGAAATATGAAAGCGGTTTAATGAAAATGATGACTGTCGGGCTCGGAAAGCAGGCAGGCGCGTATGTAGCGCATTCGGCAGGCGACGATGCGATGCCTGAAAGGCTTTTCTATATAGGCTCGGAAATCATAAAAAAAGCAAATATACTAATGGGTATAGGGTTGATGGAAAATGCCTTTGATAAAACATATAAGATAGCGTTCCTTCAGCCAAATGATATTCCGTCTGAAGAACCCGCGCTTCTTAACGAGGCAAAAGCCGCCATGGGCAAAATATTCCTTGAAGGCTGCGACGTGCTTATTCTTGAAAAGATTGGAAAAAATTACAGCGGCGGAGGAATGGACCCTAATGTTGTGGGGCGCTCAAGGCTTCCGATAGGGATTAAATCGGAAAGGATGGGAATTTTTGAACTTAGCGAGGAATCGCATGGAAATGCAACAGGAATGGGAAGGGCCGATGTTGCCACAATGAAATTTTTCAGGCAGATTTCATTTGACGACACATATCCGAATGCAGTAACGGATCATGACAGTTCGGTTTACAAGATTCCTCTTATTGCCGAAAATGAAAAGGAATGTATTCAAACTTCTATGGCGATATGTTTGAATATGGATAAAAATAATCCTAAAATAATTATATTAAAGAATTCGCTTGAAATTGAAGATATACTTATTTCGGAAAGCCTTATTCCCGAAGCGAAACAAAGGGAGCAGCTTACGATTATCGGAGAGCCGTTTGAACTTGAGTTTGATAAAGACGGAAACCTCATAACCCAGATTTGA
- a CDS encoding M20 family metallopeptidase: MTDAERVIDYIEKNRSEIVRIASGLISIPSVSGRDDSNEQYNKEADYLIEEFAKFGIKAEKYSLAPGGCNLVASYKGKGGGRTLALGGHYDVVAADEKTWETEGGFIPTIRDGKLIGRGAADMKGGLAACFMALKAVKECDIELAGEMQFIATVDEEIGGPYGMDYLVNAGIVNPDFFINAEQTEMKIIIAYKGCAWFEVKVYGVTAHGSKPQLGINAVVNAAKLINKINEEGVPFNRDEFLGDGSLCIGNIHGGNAVNVVADLCTFNIDGRFVPGQDYNDVLARIRKMIEELEEEDKNFKAEVNFCSRTTNAVRIDEKSDLVKALVENSKKITGKPSPLGGFIAAGDNCLFHQKGVPALMYGPGTLDCIHKANEWVYIDELVEAAKIYALAAMSIC; the protein is encoded by the coding sequence GTGACAGACGCCGAGAGAGTTATTGACTACATTGAGAAAAACCGCAGTGAGATTGTAAGGATTGCAAGCGGGCTTATAAGTATTCCTTCCGTTTCAGGAAGGGACGACTCAAATGAGCAGTATAATAAAGAAGCCGATTATCTTATTGAAGAATTTGCAAAGTTTGGTATAAAGGCTGAAAAATATTCCCTTGCGCCGGGCGGATGCAATCTTGTCGCTTCATATAAAGGCAAAGGGGGCGGACGGACGCTTGCGCTTGGCGGGCATTATGACGTTGTGGCAGCCGATGAAAAAACTTGGGAAACCGAAGGCGGATTTATACCTACTATAAGGGACGGAAAGCTTATCGGACGCGGAGCGGCTGACATGAAAGGCGGCCTTGCCGCGTGCTTTATGGCTTTAAAAGCCGTTAAGGAATGCGATATTGAACTTGCCGGGGAAATGCAGTTTATTGCTACGGTTGATGAAGAAATAGGCGGGCCTTACGGTATGGATTATCTTGTAAATGCCGGAATTGTAAACCCAGATTTTTTCATAAATGCCGAACAGACCGAAATGAAAATAATAATTGCGTACAAGGGATGCGCGTGGTTTGAAGTTAAGGTATACGGGGTAACGGCACATGGAAGCAAGCCTCAGCTGGGGATTAACGCTGTTGTAAATGCCGCAAAGCTTATAAACAAAATCAATGAAGAAGGAGTGCCGTTTAATAGAGACGAATTTCTCGGCGACGGTTCATTATGCATAGGAAATATCCACGGCGGCAACGCTGTAAATGTTGTTGCAGATTTATGTACGTTTAATATAGACGGGCGTTTTGTTCCCGGGCAGGATTACAACGACGTGCTTGCAAGAATAAGGAAAATGATTGAAGAGCTTGAAGAAGAGGACAAAAATTTTAAAGCCGAAGTAAATTTTTGCAGCCGCACGACAAATGCCGTCCGTATAGATGAAAAAAGCGATCTTGTGAAAGCCCTTGTTGAAAATTCAAAGAAAATAACCGGCAAACCATCGCCGCTGGGCGGATTTATCGCCGCGGGGGACAACTGCTTATTCCATCAAAAAGGCGTTCCGGCGCTGATGTACGGACCGGGTACGCTTGATTGTATACATAAAGCGAACGAATGGGTTTATATTGACGAGCTTGTTGAAGCGGCAAAAATTTATGCTCTTGCCGCAATGAGCATATGCTGA
- a CDS encoding PucR family transcriptional regulator ligand-binding domain-containing protein, translating into MGITVEQIIKKLPSNYNITLIAGEKGIYKENISWVSVVEDFSGRFVHENKMILTSFINIKNPDNILDIVKILQSKKTSALIIKIGKYIDKIPKEVIFYCNEAGLPLYTIPLDIMMVDIVKDISRILIYTGSERKSLSDFIKSIILNPNNIKSKIKNLNGYNISSEQFFCPVVIKPVLRSYNPDLLDICLRTIVVSLDHIAAKSEELKTAVFIYNETVVLTLIHNGGNFVNNFIKTLNENLIIKLADYKVYTCVGSLNGNIFNLSQNFKKLLPMLNVAESTGNEILYYDKAGIYKLISTSNDINMLKEFYKSSIGILIDYDAQNSTTLYEYLRAYIETDGNLLAVAKKFFVHRNTVSNRLKKVYELTDINPLTLEGKLIFLIAIKIEKLYCL; encoded by the coding sequence ATGGGTATAACTGTTGAACAAATTATAAAAAAACTTCCTTCAAACTATAATATAACTCTTATTGCGGGAGAAAAAGGGATATATAAGGAAAATATCAGCTGGGTATCAGTTGTCGAGGACTTTTCCGGAAGATTTGTGCATGAGAACAAAATGATACTCACTTCATTTATAAACATAAAAAATCCCGACAATATTTTAGATATAGTAAAAATACTTCAATCCAAAAAAACCTCTGCTTTGATAATAAAAATCGGAAAATATATTGATAAAATACCTAAGGAAGTAATATTTTACTGCAATGAAGCGGGCCTTCCCCTTTATACAATTCCTTTGGACATAATGATGGTAGACATTGTAAAAGACATATCGCGCATATTAATTTATACAGGGAGCGAAAGAAAAAGCCTTTCCGATTTTATTAAATCAATAATATTAAATCCAAACAATATTAAATCCAAAATTAAAAACCTTAACGGCTATAATATTTCGTCAGAACAATTTTTTTGCCCAGTGGTAATTAAACCTGTCCTGCGATCATACAATCCCGACCTGCTTGACATATGCCTTAGGACAATAGTTGTAAGTTTAGATCATATCGCAGCCAAAAGCGAAGAGCTTAAAACAGCCGTATTTATTTATAATGAAACGGTTGTTTTAACGTTAATACATAACGGCGGAAACTTTGTCAACAATTTTATAAAAACTCTTAATGAAAACCTTATAATCAAGCTGGCAGATTATAAGGTTTATACATGTGTCGGCAGTTTAAACGGAAATATATTTAATCTTTCGCAAAACTTTAAAAAGCTTCTGCCGATGCTAAACGTTGCCGAAAGTACCGGCAATGAAATTTTATATTATGATAAAGCCGGAATATACAAACTTATCTCAACATCCAATGACATTAATATGCTGAAAGAGTTTTACAAAAGTTCAATAGGAATACTAATTGACTACGACGCCCAAAATTCCACTACTCTTTATGAATATCTTAGAGCGTATATCGAAACCGACGGAAATTTACTGGCCGTTGCAAAAAAATTCTTTGTGCATAGGAATACTGTTTCTAACCGCCTGAAAAAAGTTTATGAACTTACGGATATAAATCCGCTTACTTTGGAAGGAAAACTTATATTCCTTATTGCAATTAAAATAGAAAAACTATATTGTCTGTAA
- a CDS encoding putative DNA binding domain-containing protein, with amino-acid sequence MKEILQTNNVEKLKDLLVNMHEKYYIELKRATELPNSFWESYSSFSNTSGGWIILGVSEGNPKNEIVGVGNVEKTLTSLWDQLSNGNKVSYRNINNEDVNTYTIDGKTVIIIYVKEAPENMKPVFISGKLENSWIRTGDGDRKVSKEELFSLVRNAQPGHDSLPAENFTIEDIDIDSLITYKERVNKRFPKKKYIEMDNIDFLMEIGGCYKDRISGDLKIRKGTVLFLGKYNSIKELCPHYHLDFFNRRGNNERWIDRVSDDEPSDYEMNIYNFYNIVYEKMKVILRESFKLDENQQRVPVSDFDETIRECLVNCLAHADYIQGFPSTKIDVYDGWFVFSNPGKMLVTKEQFLMGGDSRPRNEIIMKLFRLLGVSERQGFGGPLIYKTAIKNEYKRPEVFTNIEKTEIKVWNIDLVDSYPNLSTEEKSVLKFIAKSNEAHSVTSIKAALGYTDYRVRNAISVLEQKKLIAKVGKGPSTKYTICIESTEFLTQLQMVMDILKKRIL; translated from the coding sequence ATGAAAGAAATTTTACAAACCAATAATGTTGAAAAACTAAAAGACCTGTTGGTTAATATGCATGAGAAATACTATATTGAATTGAAAAGAGCTACTGAATTACCAAACTCATTCTGGGAAAGTTATTCATCTTTTTCAAATACAAGTGGTGGTTGGATAATTTTGGGGGTATCAGAAGGTAATCCGAAAAATGAAATCGTTGGTGTTGGAAATGTAGAGAAAACATTAACTAGTTTATGGGATCAACTTTCAAACGGTAACAAAGTAAGTTATAGAAATATTAATAATGAAGATGTAAATACATATACTATTGATGGAAAAACTGTAATAATAATATATGTAAAGGAAGCTCCCGAAAATATGAAACCTGTTTTTATAAGTGGCAAATTAGAAAATTCTTGGATTCGTACCGGGGATGGGGACAGGAAAGTTAGCAAAGAAGAACTGTTTTCTTTAGTCAGGAATGCACAGCCAGGGCATGATAGTTTGCCCGCAGAAAACTTCACTATAGAAGATATAGATATAGATTCTCTTATTACTTATAAAGAAAGGGTAAATAAGCGATTCCCTAAAAAAAAATACATTGAAATGGATAATATCGATTTTTTAATGGAAATTGGAGGATGTTATAAAGATCGAATTTCAGGGGATTTAAAAATAAGAAAGGGAACGGTATTATTTTTAGGGAAATATAACTCTATTAAAGAACTTTGTCCTCATTACCATTTAGACTTTTTTAATCGCAGGGGTAATAATGAAAGATGGATAGATCGTGTTTCAGATGATGAGCCGAGTGATTACGAAATGAATATATATAATTTTTATAATATTGTGTACGAAAAAATGAAGGTGATTTTAAGAGAATCTTTTAAACTTGATGAAAATCAACAGAGAGTACCAGTATCTGATTTTGATGAGACGATTAGAGAATGCCTTGTCAATTGTTTAGCACACGCAGACTATATTCAAGGTTTTCCGTCAACAAAAATTGATGTATATGATGGTTGGTTTGTTTTTTCAAACCCAGGAAAAATGTTAGTAACAAAAGAACAGTTTTTGATGGGTGGAGATTCTAGACCAAGAAATGAAATAATAATGAAATTATTTAGATTATTAGGCGTATCAGAAAGACAAGGTTTTGGTGGACCTTTAATTTACAAAACAGCTATAAAAAATGAATATAAACGACCAGAGGTTTTTACAAATATTGAAAAAACTGAAATAAAAGTATGGAATATTGATTTAGTTGATTCATACCCGAATTTGTCAACCGAAGAAAAAAGCGTTTTAAAATTTATTGCTAAAAGCAATGAAGCACATTCGGTTACTTCAATTAAAGCCGCATTGGGTTATACCGACTATCGTGTTAGAAATGCAATTTCTGTATTAGAACAAAAGAAATTAATTGCTAAAGTAGGTAAAGGTCCTTCAACAAAATATACGATTTGTATTGAAAGTACAGAATTTTTAACACAATTACAAATGGTAATGGATATATTAAAAAAGCGCATTCTTTAG
- a CDS encoding recombinase family protein, with translation MRSLSLAYGNSHQAKTWVNKTILFDELKERLKVTIRTLESAEEYANMNKAQRDLAKDHGGFVGRVLKEGIKTIRGNTRWNVNSIRTILINEKYIGDAMAQKTFTIDYLTKTRKENQGELQKYYVENAHEEIIPREVFYKVREELHQRANIYKKSSKQETESKGKHSGKYALSKITL, from the coding sequence ATGAGAAGTTTATCTCTTGCATACGGCAACAGCCACCAGGCAAAGACCTGGGTCAATAAAACCATTCTGTTCGATGAACTGAAGGAACGCCTCAAAGTCACCATCCGAACTCTGGAGTCGGCGGAAGAATACGCAAATATGAATAAGGCACAGCGTGATCTGGCAAAAGACCATGGTGGCTTTGTGGGCAGAGTTCTTAAAGAGGGTATCAAAACTATCAGGGGCAACACCCGATGGAATGTGAATTCAATTCGTACTATCTTGATTAACGAAAAGTACATCGGTGATGCTATGGCACAAAAGACATTTACAATAGATTATCTGACTAAAACACGAAAAGAGAATCAGGGGGAACTTCAAAAGTATTATGTAGAAAATGCCCATGAGGAAATTATTCCAAGAGAGGTATTCTATAAAGTCCGGGAAGAACTGCACCAACGAGCCAATATATATAAGAAATCCAGTAAACAGGAAACCGAATCAAAGGGCAAGCATAGTGGAAAATACGCCTTATCCAAGATTACCCTCTGA